GCTCCGGGCGCGGTGATCGTGCGGTACCCGTCACCGAACTCGGTGAACTCCCAGCCGAACAGCCCTTCGTAGAACTCACGGCCGCGATCCGGATCGGTGGCGCTGATTTCGAACCACCCCACGGTGGTGGAGCGTGAACGGGTGTTCATGAGAACTCCCTTCCCACCCGACTACCTTCAACACTCACCACAACGGTAAACTAGTTTCCAGCGGGAAATCAAATCGGCGCGGGAAAGGTGAGCGAATGCCCGATGAGCACGACGCACCGCACGACACACTGGACACAGTGGACAATGCGCTGGCCCTGCTGACCTGCGTGCTCGTCGCGCGGCGCGCCAGGGTCAATCCGGAAGGCGTGACCTGGCAGCAGTACGACGTGCTCGAACTGCTGCGCCTGCGCGGCCCGATGAAGCCGTCGGAACTCGGCGAATCCCTCGGCGTGTCCCGCCAGACCACCTCCAAGGCGCTGCGTGTGCTCAAGGACCAGAACCTGGTGGCGCAGGCTGCGCTCGGCACCGACCGGCGCGAGCAGACGACCTCGCTCACCGAAGCCGGCCACGCGTTCCTTGACCGCGCGGCGCGGAGCAGGCGGGAGAACGCCAAGATCGTCGAGGCCGCGCTCGACCCGGACGAGCAGGCCGCATTCGCCGCCTTGTGCGACAAGGTGTCCACCGCCTTCCAGGAAGCCGGGCCGCCCACCGCCTGACTGAGCGGTCACCACCCCTCAGCGCGCGGCGCGTTTCAGGTCCGCGCGCAGGTATTCGGCGGTGATCGATTCGGGATGCGCGGTCAGGTCCGACGGCGTGCCCTCGAACAGCACCTGGCCACCGTGGCGGCCCGCGCCCGGCCCGAGATCGATCACCCAGTCGGCGTGCTTGACCACCTCCAGGTCGTGCTCGACGACGATGACGGTGTTGCCCTCGCCCACGATGCGGTCGAACAACGCGAGCAGCGTGTCCACGTCCGCCATGTGCAGGCCCGTGGTGGGCTCGTCGAACACGAACACGCTGCCGGTGTCGCGAAGCCGGTGGGCGAGCTTGAGCCGTTGCCGCTCACCGCCGGACAGGGTCGACAGCGGCTGCCCCAGCGTCAAGTAGGACAGCCCGACCTCGCGCAGCATCGCGAGTTTCCGGACCACACCGTCGTCGGTGAAGAAGGACAGGGCCTCCTCGACGGTCAGCCCGAGCACGTCGACGATGTTCTTGCCGCCCAGTGTTTTCTCGAGCGCTTCGTCCCGGTAGCGGCGGCCTTCGCAGACCTCGCAGGTCACCGTGACCGGGTCCATGTAGGCGAGATCGGTCTGGATCACGCCGCGCCCCTGGCAGGCCGGGCAGCCGCCGGTGGAGTTGAAGCTGAACAGCCCGGGATCGGCGTCGTTGGCCTTGGCGAACATCTTGCGGACGGTGTCCATAATGTCCACGTAGGTGGCCGGGGTGGACCGCGAGGAGATCCCGATGCTGGACTGGTCCACCATCACCGCGTCGGGATACTGCCGGGCGAAGACGCCGGAGATCAGTGAACTCTTACCGGAACCGGCGACCCCGGTCACCGCGGTGAGCACCCCCGTCGGGATCTTCACCGTGAGGTCGCGCAGGTTGTTCAGCTTGGCGTGCTTGATGGTCAGCGCGCCGTCCGGTTCGCGCACCTGTTCCTTGAGCCCGGTGTAGTGGCGCAGCCTGCGACCGGTGGGCGTGTCGGCCTTGCACAGCTGCCGGTAGGTCCCCTCGAACACGATCTCGCCGCCGTGCGTTCCGGCGCCTGGGCCCATGTCCACCAGGTGGTCGGCCGCCGCCATGACGTCCGGGTTGTGCTCCACGACGAGCACGGTGTTCCCCTTGTCCCGCAAGGCCTTGAGCAGCTCGTTGAGCCGGTGCACGTCGCGCGGGTGCAGTGCCACGCTGGGCTCGTCGAAGATGAAGGTCAGGTCGCTCAGGCTGCTGCCGAGGTGCCGCACCGTTTTCAGCCGCTGCCCCTCTCCGCCGGACAGCGTGGAGGTCTCCCGGTCGAGGCTGAGATAGCCCAGCCCGATCGCTTCCACCCGCTCCAGTGCGGCGACGGCGGCCTGGACCACCGATTTCGCCACCGGATCGTCGATGCGCGCCAGCTCGTCGAGCAGTTCGCTGACCTCCAGCGCCGAGAAGTCGGCGATGTTCTTGCCGTTGATCCTGGACGCGAGCGCGGCCTTGTTCAGCCGCCCGCCCTTGCACACGGCACAGACACCGGCCTCGACCACCTGCTCGACGGCCTTGCGCTCCTTGTCCTTCAGCGCGTCGAGGCCGTTCTTGAGGTAGCGCCGGTTGAACCGGAGCACGAGGCCCTCGTATTCGTTGGAATGGGTCAGCTCGCGACCGGGCCGTTTGACCTTGAACCCCTCACCGTGGAGTAGCAGGTCCTTTTCCTTCGCGGTGAACTTCCTCACCGGTTTGTCCGGATCGAACAATCCGGACTGCGCGTAGAGCTGCCACTGGAAACCGCCGACGGCGAACAGCGGCGAGCGGATGGCGCCCTCGTTCAGCGATTTGTCCTCGTCGAGCAGGAGACCGAGATCGAGCCGCACGGTGCGGCCCAGCCCCTGGCACTCGTCGCACATGCCCTGCGGATCGTTGAACGAGTACAAAGTGGACGGTCCGGCGCTCGGTTCGCCGTGCCGGGAGAACAGCACCCGCAGGATCGGGCTGATCTCGGTCATCGTGCCGACGGTGGACCGGGAGTTGCCGCCGATCGGCCGCTGGTCGACCACGATCGCGGTGGACAGGTTGGTCATCACCTCGGCACGCGGGCGCTCGTACTTGGCCAGCCGGTTGCGGATGAACCAGGGAAAGGTCTCGTTGAGCTGCCGCTGCGACTCGACCGCGATGGTGCCGAACACCAGCGAGGACTTGCCGGAGCCGGACACCCCGGTGAACACGGTCAGCTGCCCCTTGGGAATGCGCAGCGAAACGTTCTTGAGGTTGTGCTGCCGGACCCCTTCCAACAGGATGCTGTCGTTCGCGCGCCGGCTCGACATGCCTCAGCCTCCTCCGGTCACCCACTCCGGTCATCCAAAACTGGTTTCCAGTTGGAAACCATATCAGCGGGGCGACTGCCGGGCAATTTCCAGCGCGGTTTCGACAGTGCGCTCCAGCGTGTCGCACACCGGGATACCCAATCGGCGCGCATGCCAAATCAGGTAGCGGTTGCGCTCCGGATCGGCACATTCCGGTGGGCAGCCGAGCACCGCGCGCTCCGGGGTCGTACCGGCGATCAGGCCGAACTCCACGTTCGTGGTGAACGCGGGCATGGTGCGCAGGTCGCGGGGAATCCAGAACATCAGCGCCCGCGCGGATTCGATCATTTCCAGCTCGGCGGCGACCTGGTCGTCGTACTCGCGCGCCCGCCAGCCACCACGGGATTCCGGGCTCAGCACGACCAGCGGTTCCGGCTCCTGCCACCCGGCGGCAATGAGGTCCACCGCGGCCGGGCGCCACGACTCGACCTCCGCCGAACGCGGTGTCGGCCCGAGCAGCATCACCGACGGCACACCCGAGGGAACCGGCTCGTGGGCGTAGACCAGTTCGATCATGCCGCGATCAGCGAGGAACGCAGGTGCTCGCTGAACAGCCGCGTGGCCGGATGGGTCATCCGCACCGGCGAGGCCAGCGACACCGGCAGGGCACCGGCGTCGGGCACGGGCAGGTAGCGCACGCCGGGGAACGGGTGGTCGTGCGCGGTCCCGGCGGCGGTCACGCCGACGGCGGCGCCGGTGGCGATCGTGGTCAGCCATTCGTGGACGCCGGCCACGTCCAGCAGGCGCGGGCCGGGTGCCTGCCACATGCTCGCGCTGGTGGTGGCCGCGGTGCGGCACAGCGCCACCGTGCGGGTGGCCAGGTCTTCCAGGGTGAGGTGCTCGCGCGTGGCGAGCGGGTCGGTGGCCGCCACGGCCGCGAGCCGCGGTTCGGCGAACAGCGGCTCGCTGAGCAGTGCCGGATCATCGACCGGGGTTTCCCGCAGCACGGCGACGTCGATCTCGCCCCGCAGCAGTGCGGCCACCGGGTCTTCCTGCCGTGACACGGCGATGCCGATCTCCGGATGCCGTTCACGCCACGAGCGCAGCAGCGGCACGGTGTGCTCGCCCAGCGAACTCCAGGCGAAGCCGAGCCGGAGTTCGCGCGGGCGGTCGGCCGCCTCGCCGAGCGCGTCGTCGACGGCGGCGAGAATGCCGTGTGCCTTGTCGCAGAGGCGACGGCCCGCGTCGGTCAGTTCCAGGCTGCGGGTGGTGCGCTCGACCAGTACCGCGCCGACGCGGCGTTCCAGCTGCGCCAGCGTCCGGGACAGGGCGGGCTGGCTCAGGCGCAGGGCCAGCGCGGCCCCGGTGATCGTGCCGTGGTCGCCGATGGCGGCCAGTGCGCGCAGATGCCGCAGTTCGACGTCCATGCCCGGCAGCCTACCCACAAAAAATCATGCATCTCACGCATAACCGGTGCACGATCGGCATTTCACACCGCCCGCGCGCGCTCGTAGCGTCGGCGGCATGGACATTCTTCTGATCGGCGCGAACGGCGTACTGGGCACGGCCGTGAGCACCACGCTGGCGGCTCGCGGGCACCGCATCATCCGGGTCGGGCGCACTTCAGGCGACATTCTCGCGGACATCACCGACAAAACCGGGCTGGCGCGGGTCTACGACGAGGCGGGCCCGGTCGACGCCGTGGTCAGCGCGGCCGGTGACGCGCCCTTCAAGCCGTTCGCCGAACTCGACACCGACGACTACCTCAGCGCCTACCGGGGCAAGGTCGCCGCGCAGATCGACCTGGTCCGCCACGGCCTGGACCGGTTGCCCGAGCGCGGCTCGTTCACCCTGATCTCCGGGGTGCTCGCCCGCGAGCCGATCCCGGCGGGCAGCGCCGCGGCGATGGCGAACGGCGCGGTCGAGGCGTTCGTGCGCTCGGCCGCCATCGAGATCGCGCCGCGGCGGATCAACGCGGTGAGCCCGACCGTGTTCACCGAGAGCGTGCCCGCCTACGGGCCGTACTTCCCCGGCATGCCGCCGGTGGACCTGGCCGACGTGGCGCGGGCCTTCGTGCGCTCGGTGGAGGGCGGGCTCACCGGTCAGGTGTTCATCCCCTGACCGCGACCGGTTCCGGGGCCGCCTCGGCTTCTTCGGCGGCCCGTTCGAGCCCGGTGGTGGTCTGCAGCGGGGTCTCCCTGATCGCCAGGATCGCGCCAAGGGTGATCAGCGACAGCGCGCCGGCGATCAGGAAGATCACCGCGGTCCCGTCCCCGTAGGCACCGCGGACGATGTCACCGAGCGCGGCGGGCAGTTCGTTCAGGCTGCCGATGCCGATCTCCCCGGACCCCGGCGGCACGGTGACGCCCGCGGCGGCGAGTCCGTCGGTGGTCCGCTGGGTGACCTGCGTGGCCAGTACCGCGCCGAGCACCGACACGCCGACCGTGCCGCCGAGCGAGCGGAAGAAGGCGACCGTGGAGCTGGCCGCGCCGAGATCGGTGGCCGCCACCGTGTTCTGCACCGCCAGCACCAGGTTCTGCATGGTCATGCCCATCCCGGTGCCCAGCACGAACAGGAACACCCCGAGCACCACCATGTTCGTGGTGTGGTCGATGGTGCCGAGCAGGCCGAAGCCACCGGTCATGGCGATCGCGCCGGCCACCAGGAAGCCCTTCCAGCGGCCGTACTTGGTGATCAGCAGCCCGGACACGGTCGAGGACAGCATCGAGCCGATGATCATCGGCAGGGTCAGCAGGCCCGCCGCGGTCGGTGAGTAACCACGGGCGATCTGGAAGTACTGGCCGAGGAAGACCGCGCCGCCGAACAACGCGGTGCCGACCGCGATGCTGGCCACCGTGGCCAGCGTGGTGGTGCGGTCGCGGAACAGCCGCAGCGGGATGATCGGCTCCTTGGCCCGGCTCTCCACCAGCACGGCCAGCGCCAGCAGCACCACCCCGAGCGCGACCAGCAGCAGCGAGGTGCTCGACCCCCAGGCGAAGCTGTTGCCCGCCAGGGTGATCCAGATCAGCAGGGTGGACACACCGCCGGCGATCAGCCCGGCGCCGAGGTAGTCGACCTTGATCGGGCGCTTGACCACCGGCAGGTTCAGCGTGCGCTGCACCACGAGCAGCGCGATCACCGCGAGCGGCACGCAGACGTAGAAGCACCAGCGCCAGCCCAGCCACGAGGTGTCCACGATCAGCCCGCCGAGCAGCGGGCCGGCCACCGTGGCCACCGACATCACGATCGAGATCGGGCCGGTGTAGCGGCCGCGTTCACGCGGGCTGATCATCGCCGCGATCGCGATCACCACCAGCGACTGGAGGCCGCCGAGGCCGAGGCCCTGCAGCGCGCGCCAGGCGATCAGCGTCTCGGCCGACTGGGCCAGCCCGGCCAGCATCGAGCCGATGGTGAACACCACGATCGCCAGCTGGACCAGCAGTTTCTTGCTGACCAGGTCGGCC
The genomic region above belongs to Amycolatopsis sp. YIM 10 and contains:
- a CDS encoding LysR family transcriptional regulator — translated: MDVELRHLRALAAIGDHGTITGAALALRLSQPALSRTLAQLERRVGAVLVERTTRSLELTDAGRRLCDKAHGILAAVDDALGEAADRPRELRLGFAWSSLGEHTVPLLRSWRERHPEIGIAVSRQEDPVAALLRGEIDVAVLRETPVDDPALLSEPLFAEPRLAAVAATDPLATREHLTLEDLATRTVALCRTAATTSASMWQAPGPRLLDVAGVHEWLTTIATGAAVGVTAAGTAHDHPFPGVRYLPVPDAGALPVSLASPVRMTHPATRLFSEHLRSSLIAA
- a CDS encoding MarR family winged helix-turn-helix transcriptional regulator; amino-acid sequence: MPDEHDAPHDTLDTVDNALALLTCVLVARRARVNPEGVTWQQYDVLELLRLRGPMKPSELGESLGVSRQTTSKALRVLKDQNLVAQAALGTDRREQTTSLTEAGHAFLDRAARSRRENAKIVEAALDPDEQAAFAALCDKVSTAFQEAGPPTA
- a CDS encoding MFS transporter; amino-acid sequence: MASPTPSATPVSAEESGRMAHRQVLEALAGLLLAMFTAFLSSTIVSNALPTIIRDLHGSQSQYTWMITATLLASTASTPIWGKLADLVSKKLLVQLAIVVFTIGSMLAGLAQSAETLIAWRALQGLGLGGLQSLVVIAIAAMISPRERGRYTGPISIVMSVATVAGPLLGGLIVDTSWLGWRWCFYVCVPLAVIALLVVQRTLNLPVVKRPIKVDYLGAGLIAGGVSTLLIWITLAGNSFAWGSSTSLLLVALGVVLLALAVLVESRAKEPIIPLRLFRDRTTTLATVASIAVGTALFGGAVFLGQYFQIARGYSPTAAGLLTLPMIIGSMLSSTVSGLLITKYGRWKGFLVAGAIAMTGGFGLLGTIDHTTNMVVLGVFLFVLGTGMGMTMQNLVLAVQNTVAATDLGAASSTVAFFRSLGGTVGVSVLGAVLATQVTQRTTDGLAAAGVTVPPGSGEIGIGSLNELPAALGDIVRGAYGDGTAVIFLIAGALSLITLGAILAIRETPLQTTTGLERAAEEAEAAPEPVAVRG
- a CDS encoding excinuclease ABC subunit UvrA, encoding MSSRRANDSILLEGVRQHNLKNVSLRIPKGQLTVFTGVSGSGKSSLVFGTIAVESQRQLNETFPWFIRNRLAKYERPRAEVMTNLSTAIVVDQRPIGGNSRSTVGTMTEISPILRVLFSRHGEPSAGPSTLYSFNDPQGMCDECQGLGRTVRLDLGLLLDEDKSLNEGAIRSPLFAVGGFQWQLYAQSGLFDPDKPVRKFTAKEKDLLLHGEGFKVKRPGRELTHSNEYEGLVLRFNRRYLKNGLDALKDKERKAVEQVVEAGVCAVCKGGRLNKAALASRINGKNIADFSALEVSELLDELARIDDPVAKSVVQAAVAALERVEAIGLGYLSLDRETSTLSGGEGQRLKTVRHLGSSLSDLTFIFDEPSVALHPRDVHRLNELLKALRDKGNTVLVVEHNPDVMAAADHLVDMGPGAGTHGGEIVFEGTYRQLCKADTPTGRRLRHYTGLKEQVREPDGALTIKHAKLNNLRDLTVKIPTGVLTAVTGVAGSGKSSLISGVFARQYPDAVMVDQSSIGISSRSTPATYVDIMDTVRKMFAKANDADPGLFSFNSTGGCPACQGRGVIQTDLAYMDPVTVTCEVCEGRRYRDEALEKTLGGKNIVDVLGLTVEEALSFFTDDGVVRKLAMLREVGLSYLTLGQPLSTLSGGERQRLKLAHRLRDTGSVFVFDEPTTGLHMADVDTLLALFDRIVGEGNTVIVVEHDLEVVKHADWVIDLGPGAGRHGGQVLFEGTPSDLTAHPESITAEYLRADLKRAAR
- a CDS encoding short chain dehydrogenase, whose protein sequence is MDILLIGANGVLGTAVSTTLAARGHRIIRVGRTSGDILADITDKTGLARVYDEAGPVDAVVSAAGDAPFKPFAELDTDDYLSAYRGKVAAQIDLVRHGLDRLPERGSFTLISGVLAREPIPAGSAAAMANGAVEAFVRSAAIEIAPRRINAVSPTVFTESVPAYGPYFPGMPPVDLADVARAFVRSVEGGLTGQVFIP
- a CDS encoding nucleoside 2-deoxyribosyltransferase domain-containing protein; amino-acid sequence: MIELVYAHEPVPSGVPSVMLLGPTPRSAEVESWRPAAVDLIAAGWQEPEPLVVLSPESRGGWRAREYDDQVAAELEMIESARALMFWIPRDLRTMPAFTTNVEFGLIAGTTPERAVLGCPPECADPERNRYLIWHARRLGIPVCDTLERTVETALEIARQSPR